A single region of the Desulfurella sp. genome encodes:
- the accC gene encoding acetyl-CoA carboxylase biotin carboxylase subunit, with amino-acid sequence MFKKIFIANRGEIALRIIRACKELGIKTCIGYSVEDKDSIPVMLADEAICIGPAQSMQSYLNLFSLAQAIHNSGADAVHPGYGFLSENPTFVKICNDLDVVFIGPDKETIARLADKSKVKQILKENNIPTIPGSDGAVKNLDELKSVANTIGYPILLKASWGGGGRGMRVVRSENELVNEFNAAQSEAKSSFGREDIYVEKFIEHPRHIEAQVIGDKFGNIVHVGERDCTLQRRHQKLLEESPSPYLDEQKRAEFLETAVRAASILKYWNAGTLEFLFDEEKNFYFIEINTRIQVEHPVSETVYDVDLIKEQIMVAYGYELSFKQEDLKPKCCAMECRINAEDPEKFIPSPGKIEFLFIPSGAHTRLDSHIYCGYNVSPYYDSMIAKLIISGKTREEVRTRMLNSLSEFKIEGIKTNIKFFQKLLSSQDFINNTYDTNFIDRIFLNNHK; translated from the coding sequence ATGTTTAAGAAAATATTTATTGCAAATAGAGGAGAAATTGCTTTAAGGATAATTAGAGCTTGCAAAGAGTTGGGCATTAAAACTTGCATTGGTTATTCTGTTGAAGATAAAGATTCTATTCCTGTAATGCTTGCAGACGAGGCTATCTGTATAGGTCCAGCTCAGTCAATGCAAAGCTATCTCAATCTATTTTCTTTAGCTCAAGCAATTCATAATTCTGGAGCTGATGCTGTTCATCCCGGGTATGGTTTTCTAAGTGAAAATCCAACATTTGTTAAGATTTGTAATGATTTAGATGTAGTTTTTATTGGACCGGATAAAGAAACAATCGCTCGTCTTGCAGATAAATCAAAAGTGAAACAGATATTGAAAGAAAACAACATACCTACAATCCCTGGTAGTGATGGTGCAGTGAAAAATCTTGATGAATTAAAATCTGTAGCAAATACAATAGGTTATCCTATACTTCTTAAGGCATCCTGGGGTGGCGGTGGTAGAGGCATGAGGGTTGTTCGTAGTGAAAACGAATTAGTTAATGAATTCAATGCTGCTCAAAGTGAAGCCAAAAGTTCATTCGGTAGAGAAGATATATATGTTGAAAAATTTATAGAACATCCAAGACACATTGAGGCTCAGGTCATTGGAGATAAATTTGGCAATATTGTGCATGTTGGAGAAAGAGATTGTACACTTCAAAGAAGGCACCAAAAGCTGCTTGAAGAATCTCCAAGTCCCTATTTAGATGAACAAAAAAGGGCAGAATTTTTAGAAACTGCTGTTAGGGCAGCTTCAATATTAAAATATTGGAATGCAGGAACACTTGAATTTTTATTTGATGAAGAAAAAAATTTTTACTTTATTGAAATCAATACGCGTATTCAAGTAGAACACCCCGTAAGTGAAACTGTTTACGATGTAGATTTAATAAAAGAACAAATTATGGTTGCTTATGGTTATGAATTATCATTTAAACAAGAAGATCTAAAACCAAAATGTTGTGCAATGGAATGCCGAATAAATGCAGAAGATCCGGAAAAATTTATACCTTCGCCTGGTAAAATTGAATTTTTATTTATACCCAGTGGTGCTCACACCAGATTAGATTCGCATATTTACTGCGGTTACAATGTAAGTCCATACTACGATTCCATGATAGCAAAATTGATAATAAGTGGTAAAACTCGTGAAGAAGTTCGCACAAGAATGTTAAATAGCTTAAGCGAATTTAAAATAGAAGGTATAAAAACAAACATAAAGTTTTTCCAAAAACTATTATCTTCTCAAGATTTTATTAACAATACTTACGACACAAATTTTATAGATAGAATTTTTTTAAATAATCACAAGTAA
- the accB gene encoding acetyl-CoA carboxylase biotin carboxyl carrier protein, producing MDIKTLKDIIKIVENSQFVEFSYKDDELEITLKKKEAFPESVAGQDNLRVTEVVSQYPTQSIVAKSTEESEKDPNLIEIRSPMVATFYRAPAPDAKPYVEEGQKVKKGEVLCILEAMKIMNELEAEFDCTIEKILVENAQKVEFDQPLFLVRKG from the coding sequence GTGGATATCAAAACACTCAAAGATATTATTAAAATTGTAGAGAATAGTCAGTTTGTAGAGTTTAGCTACAAAGATGATGAGCTTGAAATTACACTTAAAAAGAAAGAAGCATTCCCTGAAAGTGTTGCAGGACAGGATAATCTTAGGGTTACCGAAGTAGTTTCACAATATCCAACACAATCTATAGTTGCAAAAAGTACTGAAGAATCAGAAAAAGACCCTAATTTAATTGAAATCAGATCGCCTATGGTAGCAACATTTTATAGAGCACCAGCTCCAGATGCAAAGCCATACGTTGAGGAAGGACAAAAAGTAAAAAAAGGCGAAGTGCTTTGCATTTTAGAAGCAATGAAAATAATGAACGAACTTGAGGCTGAGTTTGATTGTACTATAGAAAAGATTCTTGTTGAAAATGCCCAAAAAGTAGAATTTGACCAACCTTTATTTTTAGTAAGAAAGGGTTAA
- a CDS encoding ATP citrate lyase citrate-binding domain-containing protein, producing the protein YQFFKDLHFTYFEINPLVIFDNRVFVLDLVAKIDDTAMYLVGKKWGDIDFTQGFSRALSKEEKYIKELDKNSGASLKLTILNPKGRIWLLIAGGGASVVYADAVANLGYSDELANYGEYSGNPSRSEVREYTETIFHLMTKENTDNQEKILLIGGAIANFTDVSTTFDGIIDAFVKYADKLKQTGIKIYVRRGGPNYLQGLNKIKQAAFDLGLDIEVYGPEVFITDIVDRAILSKEIESGVRNESRIHII; encoded by the coding sequence CTTATCAATTTTTTAAAGATTTACATTTTACTTATTTTGAAATAAATCCATTAGTTATTTTTGATAATAGAGTTTTTGTCCTCGATTTAGTAGCGAAAATTGATGATACTGCAATGTATTTAGTGGGAAAAAAATGGGGTGATATAGATTTTACGCAAGGTTTTTCCAGAGCATTGAGCAAAGAAGAAAAGTATATTAAAGAACTTGATAAAAATTCTGGTGCGTCATTAAAACTTACAATTTTAAATCCAAAAGGAAGGATATGGTTATTAATTGCTGGTGGTGGAGCATCTGTTGTTTATGCTGATGCAGTTGCAAATCTTGGATATTCAGATGAGCTTGCAAATTATGGAGAATATTCCGGCAATCCATCCAGGTCTGAGGTAAGAGAATATACAGAAACCATTTTTCATTTAATGACAAAAGAAAACACAGATAATCAGGAAAAAATTTTGCTTATTGGGGGTGCTATAGCAAATTTCACAGATGTTTCCACAACATTTGATGGCATTATTGATGCATTTGTAAAATATGCTGACAAATTAAAACAAACTGGTATAAAAATATATGTTAGAAGGGGTGGGCCTAATTATTTACAGGGTTTAAATAAAATTAAACAGGCTGCTTTTGATTTAGGATTGGATATAGAAGTTTATGGGCCAGAAGTGTTTATAACAGATATAGTTGATAGAGCTATTTTAAGTAAGGAAATTGAAAGTGGGGTGAGAAATGAATCAAGAATACATATTATTTGA
- a CDS encoding enoyl-CoA hydratase-related protein: protein MEMLLTGKVINAYQAKRMLLVNKVVEGKLLEEETYNIALNIAQKNQTAIEITKIGMENLIDMEFDKSIDYSSDLFSYLVNLQQTMDTLAKKINKKRGGNKC, encoded by the coding sequence ATGGAAATGTTATTGACGGGTAAAGTAATAAATGCTTATCAGGCAAAAAGAATGCTTTTGGTAAATAAAGTTGTTGAAGGTAAATTGCTTGAAGAAGAAACATATAATATTGCTTTAAATATTGCACAAAAAAATCAAACTGCCATTGAAATAACTAAAATTGGAATGGAAAACCTTATTGATATGGAATTTGATAAATCAATTGACTACTCAAGCGATTTATTCAGTTATCTAGTAAATCTGCAGCAAACAATGGATACTTTAGCTAAAAAAATAAATAAAAAAAGAGGGGGTAATAAATGCTAA
- a CDS encoding enoyl-CoA hydratase/isomerase family protein → MDSIIFKKDQSIGTIILNKPKQFNSFDMDLATDLNSVLKELDKDDAIKVIIIQGSKKYFSIGISLEELQSRNAIQTKEFVYAMNEFYHTIHHLKKPTIASVSGYAVANGAGLLFACDLAVCSKSAKIGITAINVGLCGIGQACLLNIR, encoded by the coding sequence ATGGATAGTATCATTTTCAAAAAGGATCAATCTATAGGCACGATAATACTTAATAAACCTAAACAATTTAATTCGTTTGATATGGATCTTGCAACTGATTTAAATAGTGTACTTAAAGAATTAGACAAGGATGATGCAATTAAAGTAATTATAATACAGGGAAGTAAAAAGTATTTTAGTATAGGTATTTCTTTAGAGGAATTGCAAAGCAGAAACGCCATACAAACAAAGGAATTTGTATATGCTATGAATGAGTTTTATCATACAATACATCATTTAAAAAAACCTACGATTGCAAGCGTTAGTGGATATGCTGTGGCTAATGGTGCAGGGCTTTTATTTGCATGCGATTTGGCTGTATGTTCAAAATCAGCTAAAATTGGCATAACTGCAATTAATGTTGGACTTTGCGGTATTGGACAAGCCTGCCTATTAAACATTCGTTGA